GGGGTCGGGCGGCTGGCGGCGCAGCCAGCGCAGCGCCGCCTCGCCGTTGGCGGAGATCGCGGCCAACGGCTGGTTGACTTCGTGCGCGATCGATGCCGCCAGCTCGCCCAGCGTGGTCACGCGCGTCACGTGGGCCAGCTGCATGCGCGAATCGCGCAGCGATTCCTCGCGCTGCAACAGCCGGGACGTCGCCTGCGCGCCCACGTGCGCCAGGTAGCCGCCGATGCCGATCGCGGCAAGGCTGACGGCGCAGCGGGCCAGCGACGAATTGAGCACGCCGAACCAGCCGGTGACCATGTGCGCGGCCAGCGTCAGCACCAGGCACAGTGCCGTGACCGCCAGTATCCGGCGTGGCCACACGTGCACCGTGGCAAGTACGACGACGACGTACATGACGGCGATGGCGCTGTCCATCGACGTGAAGGCGTCCAGTGCGAAGATCGCGGCCGTCAGCAGCACGATGGCCGCTTTGAGCAGGGTAACGCGCAGGGTGGCGGGCATGGGAATGATGGGAGCTTGTCTTGAATGTTAGTTGCCGGCAGTATATGACGAGCTGTCCATGCCCCGGCCGTTCCGGCGGGCCGGTTCCCACCAATGGGGGAGGCGGGCATCGCAGGATCGGACTACGCGCCTGCAGCGGTCGCGCCCGGGTGCTATGCTGCCGCGCATGAACAAGCCAATCGAACCCCATATTGCCCCGGTCGAGCTCGCCAAGGCTTACCGTTTGCTGAACCATGGACCAACGGTGCTGGTTTCCGCGCGCCACGGCGGCGTCGACAATGTCATGGCCGCCGCCTGGGCCTGCGCACTCGACTTCAGCCCCCCGAAGGTCACCGTCGTGCTGGACAAGGCGGCGCAGACCCGTGCACTGGTGGAAAACAGCGGCCGGTTCGTGCTGCAGGTGCCCAACGCGGCCCAGCTGGACCTGGTGCATGCCGTGGGCACGCACAGCCTGGCCGACGATCCGGACAAGCTGGCCCGCTTCGGCGTCGAACTGTTCGCGGCGGACGGCTTCGATGCGCCGCTGGTCGCCGGCTGCTCGGCGTGGCTGGCGTGCCGGCTGATCCCGGAACCGCACAACCAGGACGCCTACGACCTGTTCATCGGCGAGGTCGTCGGCGCGTGGGCGGATACCCGCGTGTTCCGCGACGGTCACTGGCAGTTCGAGGATGCCGGGCCGCGCTGGCGCAGCCTGCACTACATCGCGGGCGGCCAGTTCTACGCGATCGGCGAATCACTGCAGGCGCGCGGCGTGTCGTGATTCAGTAAACGTCGCGGCGGATGCGGCCTTCGGCCGCCAGCAGTTCGACCGTGTCGCGGCCGAGCAGGCGGGCCAGCGCCGCATCGACGCCGCCGGCCATGCCTTGCAGGCTGCCGCAGACGTACAGCACGGCGCCATCGGCGATCCAGGCGCGCAGAAGTTCGCCCCGCTCGCGCAGGCGGTCCTGCACGTACCCTTCGCCATCGCGCGAGAACACCAGGTCCAGTTCCGGCAGGAAGCCGTCCGCGGCCCACTGTCGCAGTTCTCCCGCACACAGGCTGTCGAACGCGCGCTGGCGTTCGCCGAACAGCAGCCAGTTGCGGCGCCGGCCGGCGGCCACACGGGCGCGCAGGTGGCCGCGCAGGCCGGCCAGGCCCGAGCCATTGCCGATGTAGATGCATGGAACGTCCGCGTCGACCGGCGCGAAGCCGGGGTTGGCAAGCAGCCGGCCCCGCACTTCGGTTCCGGGCATGGCGTGCGCCGTCAGCCAGCCGGAGGCGAGGCCCAGGCCCTGTTCGTGATGCACCTGCCGCACCAGCAGTTCGACCGCGCCGTCCGCCGGCAGCGAAGCGACCGAGTAACGCCGCGGCGCCAGCGGTTTCAATACGGCGGCGCATTCACCTGCCGACGCGAACGGGTGGCTCGCGTCCGGCAGTTCGCTGGCGGCCAGCAGGCCGGCGAGCGTGCCGTCGCCGATCGCCGCGTCGCCATCCATGCCGGTCCGCGCCAGCCAGTCCTGCACGACGTCCTCGGCATGCCGCGCCTCGATCTCGACGAGCGCGCCGGGCAGCCAGCCCGCCGCGCGGCCTTGCAGCCTTACCTCGAACAGCGGGCCGCCCAGGCTGCCGGGGTTGAGCAGCGTGCGTTGCGTCAGCGTCCACGATCGCCATGGGGCGGTTTCGGCGGCCGGCGCCGCCGCCAGAGGAGCGGCGCCCAGGCAGGCCAGGGCGGACGACCAGCGGGCCACCGCCGCTTCGTCGCCATTGTCCACTTCCACCGGTGCGAACAGCCGCGTGCCGCCTAGCGCGGCCAGCCGGTCGTCGAGCGCGCGGCCGAAGCCGCAGTATTGCGCGTAGGCGCTGTCGCCCAGGGCCAGCACCGCATAGCGCAGGTGCGGCAGCCGCAGCGGGTTCTCGGCCAGCAGGCGGGCGAAGCGGCGCGCGCCGTCCGGCGGTTCGCCTTCGCCGTAGCTGCTGGCGACGAACAGCGCCTCGTGGTAGCGGGCCAGGTCCTCCGGTACCAGCGTGGCGACGGCATGGACATCGGCCGGCGTGCCGGCGGCCCGCAGCGCGGCGGCGGTGCGCAGCGCCAGCCGCTCGGCCTGGCCGGTCTGGCTGGCGTAGGCGACCAGGGTCGGGGTTGCCCCGATCGCGCCGGCGGCACCGCCGCCGGCGGGCGCCATGACGGCGGCCAGCGCGGCGCGCTCGGCCCGAGCGGCCCGCGCCTGGCGCCGGCGTTTCAGGTACAGCATCCAGCCGGTGACCGCGAAGCCGGGCAGCGCCAGGCTGGCCAGCAGCATCGCGATCCGCCCCGGCAGGCCGAAATAGGTGCCGATGTGCAGCGGATAGATTGTCGTCAGCGCCCGCGCGCCGGCGCTC
Above is a window of Pseudoduganella dura DNA encoding:
- a CDS encoding flavin reductase family protein; protein product: MEPHIAPVELAKAYRLLNHGPTVLVSARHGGVDNVMAAAWACALDFSPPKVTVVLDKAAQTRALVENSGRFVLQVPNAAQLDLVHAVGTHSLADDPDKLARFGVELFAADGFDAPLVAGCSAWLACRLIPEPHNQDAYDLFIGEVVGAWADTRVFRDGHWQFEDAGPRWRSLHYIAGGQFYAIGESLQARGVS
- a CDS encoding PepSY domain-containing protein, whose translation is MKRDFLPASVTPAPSRLVLPTWKGVWFQLHWFIGITAGTVLIVIGLTGALLVFKDEMLDLANPGVRHVPAQNAPVLTPQQVAQAVRTAHPEQRVTSVILYAEPGTAARVGLAPLPGQQRGESIHVHPYAGTIQPEMAGEPAFEWIEFLHRWLLLGRETGKPVTGTLALCLLGLALSGLYLRWPRNAGNWRTWLTIDTRLKGRSFLWALHSVAGTWALVAYVIFTLTGAYWAFDAVRTTVDGWAGVKRAPREAPAKPMAGAPGARKNKPAAVDLAPAWNTFTQHAPGWQMAFLRFTDKPGDPVQVAWLAADAPHPRARSAMTIAPDGTLAKNEPYADKSAGARALTTIYPLHIGTYFGLPGRIAMLLASLALPGFAVTGWMLYLKRRRQARAARAERAALAAVMAPAGGGAAGAIGATPTLVAYASQTGQAERLALRTAAALRAAGTPADVHAVATLVPEDLARYHEALFVASSYGEGEPPDGARRFARLLAENPLRLPHLRYAVLALGDSAYAQYCGFGRALDDRLAALGGTRLFAPVEVDNGDEAAVARWSSALACLGAAPLAAAPAAETAPWRSWTLTQRTLLNPGSLGGPLFEVRLQGRAAGWLPGALVEIEARHAEDVVQDWLARTGMDGDAAIGDGTLAGLLAASELPDASHPFASAGECAAVLKPLAPRRYSVASLPADGAVELLVRQVHHEQGLGLASGWLTAHAMPGTEVRGRLLANPGFAPVDADVPCIYIGNGSGLAGLRGHLRARVAAGRRRNWLLFGERQRAFDSLCAGELRQWAADGFLPELDLVFSRDGEGYVQDRLRERGELLRAWIADGAVLYVCGSLQGMAGGVDAALARLLGRDTVELLAAEGRIRRDVY